Sequence from the Streptomyces sp. NBC_00358 genome:
ATCGAGACCCGGCTCGGCACCGAGGGAGCGGCCACGTCCTTCCAGCTGTTCACCGGCCACCGCAGCGAACGCAACCTGCGCCTGTACCGCAAGCACGGTTACGCGCCCGTCTCGCAGGAGCAGGTGGGCGAGCGCATGACGCTGGTCACCCTGGCCAAGGGCGCCGACACCGGGGCGTACGCCACCAGCGCCTGAACGCGGCCGAATCCGGCGGGCGGTTGCCCGCCGGCCTCCGCCGGCCGCCTGTCGGCCGCCCTCAGGCGGCGGTCGTACGCGCCTTGCGCAGCCAGTACATCGCCGACAGCGGCAGCAGGACCGGGATGAAGAGATAGCCCATGCCGTAGTCCGACCACACCGTGGCGTCGGGGAAGGCGGACGGCTGGACCAGCGTCCAGGTCCCGACGGTCAGGACACCCGCGAGCTCGGCGGCGCAGCAGACCAGCGCCGCCCTGCGCGCCTTCTCGCCGCCGCGCACGAGCGAGTACGTGATGAATCCGTAGACGAGGCCGGCGACCGCGGAGAGCGTGTAGGCGAGCGGCGCCTTGTCGAACTCCGTGGAGATCTGCACGGCCGACCGTGACACGGCACCGACCACCATCACGCCGTACAGCCACAGCAGCAGGATGCCGGGGCCGCCGATGAGCCGCGCGCGCTTCTCGCCGGCCGGCGCCTCCCGCGGGATCACGCCCTGCCCGTCCCGTTCGTCCTGCGTGTTCCGCTCGTCCCGAGGCACGCTCGTGTTCTCCTCCGTGGCCGTCATCTCAGCCTCCCCAGATGTCGTAGAGCCGGACTTCGAGCACGGCGAGGACGACGCCGCCGGCCGCCACCGTGACCGAACCCCAGCGGGTGCGCTCCGCCAGCGACATGAACCCCGCGGCGGGGATGCACGCGAAGGCGCCGATCAGATACGCCACGAAGATCGTCGTGCCCTGCTCCGCCTTCTCGCCGCGCGCCAGCTGGACGACGCCGATCACCAGCTGGACCAGGGCGAGCAGCGACACCACGGCCATGCCGATGAAGTGCCAGTCCTTGGTGGGCTGGTCGCGGTGGGCGGCCCAGCCGCACCAGGCGGCGAGCGCGAGCGCGGCGACGGCGGTCGCGACCGTCAGGGCAACAAACATGCCGTGACCCTATTACGGGCCAAAAGGCCTGATGCCCCCGCCCCCGGGCTGCCCCGTAGGGTCGACGGCATGAAGATCCACGCTGAAGCCCTCCTGTTCGACAACGACGGAACCCTCGTCTCGTCCCTCGAGTCGGTGAACCGCTGCTGGACCCAGTGGGCCGGGGAGTACGGGATCACCGCCGAGGACTTCGCCCGGATCGCCCTGCACGGCCGCCCCGCCGTCGAGATAGCCGCCGACCTGCTGCCCGCCGAGGTCGTCCCGGAGGCGCTCGCCCGGATCGAGCAGCTGGAGGTCGAGGACGTGCCGGGCGGCGTCGTGGCGCTGCCCGGAACCCTCGCGCTGCTCGACGCGCTGCCCGCCGAGCGCTGGGCCGTCGTCACCTCGGCCACCCGCCGGCTCGCCGACGCCCGCCTCGGCGAGGTCGGGATCCGTCCCAAGACGCTGATCGCCGCCGACGACATCACCCGGGGCAAGCCCGACCCCGAGCCGTATCTGCTCGCCGCCCGCGAACTGGGCGTCGACCCCGCCCGCTGCGTCGTCTTCGAGGACGCCCCCGCCGGGCTCCGGGCCGGCCGCGCCGCGGGGATGACCACCGTGGCGTTGGCCACAACGCACCAGGCCCACGAGCTGGACGCCGACCTCGTCGTCGAGAACCTCTCCGCCCTGTCCGTACTGGTGACGGACACGGGAGTGGAGATCTCCGTCCGGCGATGAACACCGTCCACGGCTGTCCGCTATTCGGACAGCGGTGGCGGCCCCCGGTCCCCGGTCTGCTTTACTTCATTCCATGACCACGACGAGCAGCCGCATCCTTGCGACCGAGGCGACCACGACGCCCGGTGCTCGTTGTATGTGTCGAATGTGTGCCTGCTAGAGGGCCCTCGCACCACCGCCTGATCCCGCGCCCCGAAGCGGGATCGTCGCGCCCTGTGTCCGTACCGCGTACGTGACCGGGCTGCCCAGCGCACACGTTCTCCTTCCGGTTCCATCGCCATCGCGAGAACCGTGCCGCGTTCCCGACCGAATGCACCCGTGCCCGGCGCACACCCACGCCCCGCACTCGACAGTGACGGAAACCCCAGTGATCACGACAACGGGCCTCACCAAGGTCTACCGCTCGCGCGGCCGTGAAGTGACCGCCCTCGACGGCGTCGATCTGCATGTGCGCGAAGGCGAGGTGTACGGCGTCATCGGCCAGTCCGGCGCCGGCAAGTCCTCGCTCATCCGCTGCGTCAACCTCCTGGAGCGTCCCACCTCCGGCACGGTCACCGTCGCCGGCCAGGACCTCACCGCCCTCGTCGGGCGCGGCCCGCGGGCCGGCCGGGAGCTCCGCCAGGCCCGCAGCCGGATCGGCATGGTCTTCCAGCACTTCAACCTGCTGTCCTCGCGGACGGTCCAGGAGAACGTCGAGCTGCCGCTGGAGATCCTCGGCGCATCGGGGAAGGCGCGCAGCCGCAAGGCGCTCCAACTGCTCGACCTGGTCGGCTTGTCCGACCAGGCCAAGGCGTACCCGGCCCAGCTCTCGGGTGGTCAGAAGCAGCGTGTCGGCATCGCCCGCGCGCTGGCCGGCGACCCGAAGGTGCTGCTCTCCGACGAGGCGACCAGCGCCCTCGACCCGGAGACCACCCGTTCCATCCTTCAGTTGCTGCGCGACCTGAACCGCCAGCTCGGTCTCACCGTCCTGCTCATCACCCACGAGATGGACGTCGTGAAGACGATCTGCGACTCGGCCGCCCTGATGGAGCGGGGCCGCATCGTCGAGTCCGGCACCGTCAGCGAACTCCTCGCGACGCCCGGCTCGGAGCTGGCCTCCGCGCTCTTCCCGGTCAGCGGCGAGGCCTCGGGGGACGACCGCACGGTCATCGACGTCACCTTCCACGGGGAGTCGGCCACCCAGCCCGTCATCTCGCAGCTCTCGCGCACCTACAACATCGACATCTCGATCCTCGGTGCCGCGATGGACACCGTCGCGGGCAAGCAGGTCGGCCGGATGCGCATCGAACTGCCCGGCCGCTACGAGGAGAACGTCGTGCCGATCGGGTTCCTGCGTGAACAGGGTCTGCAGATCGACATCCAGGGGCAGCAGCCCGTCCTGGTGAAGGAAGGTGCCAAGTGACCTGGTCCGAGATGCAGCCGCTGCTGTCCCAGGCGTGTTGTGACACGCTCTACATGGTCGGCTGGTCCACGCTGATCGCGGTCGTCGGCGGGTTGCCGCTCGGTGTCCTGCTCGTCCTCACCGACCGCGGCGGCCTCCTGCAGAACGTGGTCGTGAACAGGGTCATCGGGCAGATCGTGAACGTCGCCCGCTCGCTGCCGTTCATCATCCTGATGGTCGCGCTGATGAGCTTCACGCGCACGATCACCGGAACGACCATCGGACGCGAGGCGGCCATCGTCCCGCTCGCCGTCGGCGCGATCCCGTTCTTCGCACGGCTGGTCGAGACGGCCGTCCGCGAAGTCGACGGCGGGCTCGTCGAGGCGGTGCAGGCGATGGGCGGCAGCACCTGGACCGTCGTCCGCAGGGTCCTCGTACCGGAATCGCTGCCGTCGCTGATCTCCTCCGCGACGACCACGGTCGTCGCCCTCATCGGCTACTCGGCGATGGCCGGGACCGTCGGCGCGGGCGGGCTCGGCGACATCGCGATCCGCTACGGCTACCAGCGCTTCGAGTCCGGACTGATGTGGATCACGGTCGCCGTCCTCGCCGTCGTCATCTCGGCCATCCAGCTCGCCGGCGACTACGCGGCCCGCACCCTGCACCGGCGCGGCGGACACTCCGGTGCCGCCCCCAGGCTGCGGCTGCTGAAGACCAGGAAGCCCGCCTCGGCAGACGTCGGCAAGGCCGCCTGAACCACCCAGTGGTCCCCGCTCGGGCCCCGGTCCTCCCACTCCCTGGATTTCCCCGTTCACCAACGGGGCGGCTCCACCCCATATGGAAAGGCACTTTTCGTGCGTAACACCGCCAAGATCACCACCGCCGTCCTCGCCGCCGGAGCGCTCACCCTCGGGCTCAGCGCCTGCGGCTCCGGCAAGGACTCCGCCTCCGACACCAGCGGCCCGCTGATCGTCGCCGCCAGCCCGGTTCCGCACGCCGAGATCCTCGAGTACATCAAGGACCACCTGGCGAAGAAGGCGGGCCTGGACCTGGAGGTCAAGGAGTTCACCGACTACGTCACGCCGAACACGGCGACCGAGGACGGGTCCGTGGGCGCCAACTACTTCCAGAACAAGCCGTATCTCGACGACTTCAACAAGAAGAACGGCACCCACATCGTGCCCGTCGTCACGGTTCACCTGGAGCCGCTCGGCCTCTACTCCCACAAGGTGAAGAGCGTCGGCGCCCTGAAGAGCGGTGCGACGATCGCCGTCCCGAACGACACGGTCAACGAGGCCCGCGCGCTCAAGCTGCTCGCGGCCAACGGGATCATCACGCTCAAGGACGGGGCGGGCAACAGCGCGACGCCCAAGGACATAGCGAAGAACCCGAAGAACCTCACGTTCAAGGAGCTGGAGGCGGCCCAGACCCCGCGCTCCCTGGACGACGTCGACGCCGCGGTCATCAACGGCAACTACGCCATCGAGGACCACCTCAAGCCCGCCAAGGACGCCCTCGTCCTGGAGTCGGCGACGGACAACCCGTACGGCAACTTCCTCGCCGTCAAGAAGGGCAACGAGAACGACCCGCGCGTGAAGAAGCTCGCGAAGCTCCTCACCTCGCCCGAGGTCAAGAAGTTCATCGAGGACAAGTACGCCGGCTCCGTCATCCCGTCGTTCAAGTAGGCCTGGGACCCGGCCACTCAAGGCCGGCGGCCTCCCTCGTCACCGCACGGGGTCCACTCCATTACCCGGAGTGGACCCCGTTGTGCCGTTCGGTGGTTTCATGCTGCATGCTGGGCAGTTCAGCGGACCCGACGGTATATCAGGTCCGAAGTCCCCGACGGTTACGGAGCGTCGCATGACGAGCACCTTCCCCGACATCTCCATCAGCACGGAGCGGTTGGTCCTGCGTGCGCTCGACGAGGACGACGTGTCTCCGCTGGCCGAGATGATGAACGACGAGATGGTGGCGGCCTGGACGTCCATCCCGCAGCCGTTCACCGAGGACGGCGCCCGCGACTGGGTCAGCGACTACGCGCCCACGGAACGCGCGCGGGGGCGCGGACTCGACCTCGCCGTCACCGAGTTCCTCACCCAGCGCCTGGTCGGCGTCATCCAGCTCGGCAAGACGAACTGGCGGGTGCGGTCCACCGAGCTCTCCTACATCGTCGCCCCCTGGGCGCGCGGTGAGGGCTACGCGTCCGAAGCCGCCCTCGCCACCGCCCGATGGCTCTTCCGCGACCAGAAGTTCGAGCGCATCGAGCTGCGCACGGCCGCCGACAACACCGCCTCGCAGCAGGTCGCCCAGAAGATCGGCTGCATCAGCGAGGGAGTGCTGCGCAACGCCTGCATAGCGCGCACCCGGACCGAGGACGGATCCTGGGCCGACCTGCGCACCGACTTCATCGTGTGGAGCCTGCTGCCGGAGGACCTCGACGGCGTGGGCGGGCGCTTCGCCGACACCGGGGGCTACACCTCGTTCTCCGACTGGAACTGAACCCCGGGCGGACGCACGGTGATCCGCGACGCCCCCTTCGGCGTACGGAACGATCGCGGGGGGTCATCCACGGTCGCGTCGAGTCATAGGGGTGCACGGCGTCCACCTCGCCGGACGCGGCGCCCCTGGACCCCGCATCCGTCTTCCGGGCACGCCGGAACCGCTCCCGCGCCACACCGCCGACACCCCGCCGCCGGGTCGCACCAGGTACCCTCACGGAGCCCGCCCGGGCTGCACCTGCCGACCTGCGAAGACCTTCTGGAGACTGACGACGATGGCCGACCGGGTCACGGTGATCGGCTGGGACGGCTCGCCGCCGACCGTCGCGGCGCGCTCCGCCCTCGGTGCCGCCACGCTGGTGGCCGGCGCGGCCCACCATCTCGCGCTCCCCGAAGTGCCCGAGGGCGCCGAACGCGTCCGGCTCGGCAGTGTCGCCCTCGCCGCCCGCCGGATCGCGGGCCACCGGGGCACCGCCGTCGTCCTCGCCGACGGGGACCCGGGATTCTTCGGCGTCGTACGCACCCTGCGCGCGCCCGAGTTCGGCCTGGAGGTCGAAGTCGTGCCCGCCGTCTCCTCGGTAGCCGCCGCCTTCGCCCGAGCCGGAATGCCCTGGGACGACGCACAAGTGGTCGTCGCACACAGCCGCACGCTGCGACGCGCGGTGAATGTATGCCGAGCCCACACCAAGGTGGCTGTCCTCACCTCACCTGGCGCGGGACCCGCCGAACTCGGGCTGCTCCTCGAAGGAGTGCACCGCACCTTCGTCATCTGTGAGGAACTCGGCACCAGTCGCGAACAGGTCACGATCCTGACCTCGGACAAGGCGGCCGACCACACCTGGCGCGACCCGAACGTCGTGATCGTCATCGGCGGCTTCGTGGCGGCGGCCGAGGGCGGCGGCTGGATCGCCGGCCGGGAGCCCGCCGGTGGACCGCGCGGCTGGGCGCTGCCCGCGCGGGCGTACGGCGGAGCACTCGGCGAAGGCGAGACCGATCTGCTGCGCGCCGCCCAACTCGCCCGGCTGGGACCGCGCGTCGGCGACCTCGTCTGGGACATCGGCTCCGGCAGCGGAGCCTTCGCCACCGAGGCCGCCCGCACCGGTGCCGCCGTCATCGCGGTCGACCGCAGTCCGGGCTCCTGCGCCCGCACCGAGCACGCGGCCCGCCGCTTCGGCGTCCAGATGCAGATCGTGCACGGCAGCGCCCCGCACATTCTGGAAGACCTTCCCGAACCCGATGTCGTCCGCGTCGGCGGCGGGGGAGTGGCGGTCGTCTCCGCCGTCGCCGACCGCCGCCCCCAGGGCATCGTCACGCACGCCGCCACGCGCGACGCGGCCGAACTCATCGGCCGCGATCTGACCGAGCACGGCTACGACGTCGAGTGCGCTCTCATTCAGTCCGTCGAACTCGACACAAGGGCCTGGACGGAGAAGGAGCGGAGCGTCGCGTTCCTGCTCAGCGGCCGTCTGCCGGATCGCGCCCCGTGATCCTGTTGTCGTACTGCGCGCGGTAGGCTGGCCGATCGTTGTACCGCTCCCGGGAGATCGGCCTTTCGTAGGCCAATGTCCGGAAAACCCGCCCGTTTTGAGGCGTGTGTGGTACGGCAGAACCGGAGGACGCGCAACGTGGCGCAGTCCACAGCGGGCGCTCGCGGATCACGCTGTCGCGAGGGCGGGATGACCGGGACAATGCCAGTTAATGGCTTTGTCGTCTTTGTTGGCCGGTCGTTCGTGCCGCTGGGCACGCACGCTCGTTCTTCACTGTGGGGCGGTCGGTGCGCCGTTCCGGGCGAGCTGGACTTGGAAGCACTAACCGATGGGCGAGGGGTACGCATGACCGACACCGGCCAGGTCCCGGGCGAGGGATTGCCGGAGAGCGTAGGCATGGTGGAGCAGCCGGGCGTCACCACGCCGGGCGCGTACACCTTCGTCGACTCCTCCGAGAACCCCGTCGAGGACGACGACCTGCTCCTGATGCCGGGCGCGCCGGGTGCCCAGGGCGCCTGGGGCAACGAGGTGCCGCCGCCGACCCCCATGCCCTTCACCGACGAGCCCGGCCCGCACGAGACGGACGGGCGGGACACCGGCGCGATCGACCTCGCCGCCGTCCGCGCCCCGAGCCCGGCGCCCGCCCCGCAGCCCGTGACGCCGCGCCGCCCGCTGCACCTCGGCCCGCCCACGCCCGACGGTTCGTCCAGCCCGGTGCGCTCCCTGGCCGACCGCGGACCCGCGGGTTCCCGCGTCGGCACCATGACGACTCCGGTCACTCCCCTGCGCCACGCGGGCCCGGCGACCGTCGGTCCTGAGTACCTGGACGTGCCCCCGCTCGGCGAGGCCCTGCCGCAGGGTGCGGTGCCGTGGGGGACTCCGCCGGTCGGCGGCGAGACCACCGCGGCGGAAACGGCCGTCACGGAGGCGGGACAGCAGCCCGGGTCCCCGGTGAGCGTGGAGGCCGAACCGGTTCCCGGGGCGCCGCAGGCCGTGGAGGCCGAGCAGCCGTCCGGGTTCGTACCGGTCCCCTTCGTCCAGGACCCGGCCCCGGTCCCGGCGTCGGCGCCGGACGCCGCACAGGTGTCGCTGCCGGCGGCGGACGTGATGCCGTCGGCCGACGTGATGTCGCTCGACCTCCAGGACCAGGTGGACGTACAGGTTCCCGAGGCCGCGCCCGCGCCGGACGGTCAGCCTGCCCCGGAGGCTCCCGAGGCCGCGCAGTTCGCGGACGCCCCGTACCTCCAAGGCGAGCCCGACGCCGCCGGACAGGCCGGTGGTGAGGCGGAGGCCTTCGCGCCCGAGGCCGCACCGGTGCCGGTCGCCGAGGACGCCGCCGATGTCCTGCCCGCTCAGCACCTCGACCCGGCCGATGACCTCGCCGAGCCGCAGGCCCCGCAGCAGCTCGCCGGCGAGGAGGCGTACGGAGCAGGCCTCGCCGAGCCCGGAGCCCAGGACGCCGCGTTCCCCGAACCCGCCGCCCACCTGCCGGAACACGCTGTCCGATTCGTGGACGAGGCATCCCTGCCCGGGACCGAGCAGTCCCTCGGTGCCGGGGTCCCGCTCGCCTTCGAGGACCAGGAGTCCGCGCTGTCGGCGCTCTCCGCGCGCTCGGCGGAGGCCTCGCAGGGCGGCCAGGGCATCGTCCTCGACGACTTCCAGGACCGGCGGTTCACGGACCGGGCCGCGTTCGCCGAGAACGGCGCGGCCCTCTCCGAGGAAGCCGCCCCCGCCTACGAAAGCGCCGCCTTCGCCGGGCCCGGCACCGCCGACACCCCGCACGGCGTACCGGTGGGCGTGGCCGCGCACGCCGAGGCCCCGCACGCCGAGGCCACGGACCACTCCCACGGTGATCAGTACCACCCGGCCCACGGCGACCAGCACCACGCGAGTGGCCCGGACCCGGCGGGCGTCCCCGGATTCCCCGGCGCGCCCCTCGTACCCCAGGCCGACCAGAGCCTCGGCCGGTTCGTGCCCGTGGACGGCACGGTGCCGACGACTCCGCACCTGGCCCCGACCCCGCCGCACGGCATGACCGTGCTGCCGCTGCCCGCCGAGGAGGAGCAGCCGCCGGCCCAGGAGCACACCGCAGCCGCGGCCGCCGTGGCGCCCGCCCCGGTCGACGAGACCGTGGCACAGGCGGAGCCGATCGTCCCGGCACCCGTGCCCGCCCCCCGGGAGGCGGAGGCCGCGCCCGAGGCCGTGCCCGTACCGGAACCGCTCGTCGCGGAGCCGGAACCCGTAGTCGCACAGCAAGCGGAGGACCTGCGCACCCAGGTCGCCGACCAGGAAGAGAGCACGGCCGTGGCGGAAGACGTACGAGAGTCCACCGGCCCGGCGGCTCCCGGCTACAGCGACGCCGAGCGCGAGGCCGTCCTGCGCGTGATCCGCGAGCGCCGTGACATCCGCAACGGCTTCCGCAGCGACCCGATCCCGCACGACGTGCTGCTGCGCGTCCTGGAGGCCGCGCACACCGCGCCCTCCGTCGGCCACTCCCAGCCCTGGGACTTCGTCGTCATCCGCTCCGCCGACACCCGGCGCAGCATGCACGAACTCGCCCAGCGCCAGCGCGAGGCCTACGCCAAGTCGCTTCCCAAGGGCCGCGCCAAGCAGTTCAAGGAACTGAAGATCGAGGCCATCCTCGACACCCCGGTCAACATCGTCGTCACCGCCGACCCGACCCGGGGCGGCCGGCACACCCTCGGCCGCCACACCCAGCCGCAGATGGCCCCGTACTCCTCCGCCCTCGCGGTCGAGAACCTGTGGCTCGCGGCCCGCGCCGAGGGCCTCGGCGTCGGCTGGGTCAGCTTCTTCGACGAGCGGGAGATGGTCCGCGCGCTGGGCCTGCCCGAGCACCTCGACGTGGTCGCCTACCTCTGCGTCGGATACGTCGACGAGTTCCCCGACGAGCCCGAGCTGATGCAGGCCGGCTGGTCCAAGCGCCGCCCCCTGTCGTGGGTCGTGCACGAGGAGACGTACGGCCGCCGCGCGCTGCCCGGTGAGGAGCCGCACGACCTGCTCGCCGAGACGGTCTCCAACATCCGCCCGCTGGACGCCAAGGCGCTCGGCGAGGCGTGGGAGCGCCAGAAGCGGATGACCAAGCCCGCGGGCGCCCTCGGCATGCTGGAGATCATCTCCGCGCAGTTGTCGGGCCTGTCCCGGATGTGCCCGCCGCCGATCCCGGAGCCGGCCGCCGTCGCGATCTTCGCGGGCGATCACGGCGTGCACGCGCAGGGCGTCACCCCGTGGCCGCAGGAGGTCACCGGGCAGATGGTCGCCAACTTCCTGGGCGGCGGCGCGGTCTGCAACGCCTTCGCCAACCAGGTCGGCGCCGAGGTCTGCGTCGTCGACGTGGGTGTCGCCTCCGACCTGCCGGCCACGCCGGGTCTGCTGCCGCGCAAGGTCCGCGCGGGCACCGCCGACATGACCACGGGCCCCGCCATGACCCGCGAAGAGGCCGTCGCTGCGCTGGAGGTGGGCATCGAGACGGCCCGCGACCTGGTGGCCGCGGGCAACAAGGCGCTGCTGACCGGTGAGATGGGCATCGCCAACACGACCGCGTCGGCGGCCCTCATCTCGGTCTTCACCGGCGCCGACCCCGCCGAGGTGACGGGCCGCGGCACCGGCATCAACGACGAGACCCTGGCCCGCAAGACCGAGGTCGTCCGCCGCGCCATCGACTTCCACCAGCCCGACCCGGCCGACCCGATCGGCGTCCTCGCGGCGATCGGCGGCCTGGAACACGCCGCCATGGTCGGCCTCCTCCTCGGTGGCGCGTCCCTGCGTACGCCGGTGATCCTGGACGGCGTCAGCGCGGGCGCCGCGGCCCTGGTGGCCCGCGCCATCGCCCCCGAGGTCC
This genomic interval carries:
- a CDS encoding MetQ/NlpA family ABC transporter substrate-binding protein; its protein translation is MRNTAKITTAVLAAGALTLGLSACGSGKDSASDTSGPLIVAASPVPHAEILEYIKDHLAKKAGLDLEVKEFTDYVTPNTATEDGSVGANYFQNKPYLDDFNKKNGTHIVPVVTVHLEPLGLYSHKVKSVGALKSGATIAVPNDTVNEARALKLLAANGIITLKDGAGNSATPKDIAKNPKNLTFKELEAAQTPRSLDDVDAAVINGNYAIEDHLKPAKDALVLESATDNPYGNFLAVKKGNENDPRVKKLAKLLTSPEVKKFIEDKYAGSVIPSFK
- the cobT gene encoding nicotinate-nucleotide--dimethylbenzimidazole phosphoribosyltransferase: MTDTGQVPGEGLPESVGMVEQPGVTTPGAYTFVDSSENPVEDDDLLLMPGAPGAQGAWGNEVPPPTPMPFTDEPGPHETDGRDTGAIDLAAVRAPSPAPAPQPVTPRRPLHLGPPTPDGSSSPVRSLADRGPAGSRVGTMTTPVTPLRHAGPATVGPEYLDVPPLGEALPQGAVPWGTPPVGGETTAAETAVTEAGQQPGSPVSVEAEPVPGAPQAVEAEQPSGFVPVPFVQDPAPVPASAPDAAQVSLPAADVMPSADVMSLDLQDQVDVQVPEAAPAPDGQPAPEAPEAAQFADAPYLQGEPDAAGQAGGEAEAFAPEAAPVPVAEDAADVLPAQHLDPADDLAEPQAPQQLAGEEAYGAGLAEPGAQDAAFPEPAAHLPEHAVRFVDEASLPGTEQSLGAGVPLAFEDQESALSALSARSAEASQGGQGIVLDDFQDRRFTDRAAFAENGAALSEEAAPAYESAAFAGPGTADTPHGVPVGVAAHAEAPHAEATDHSHGDQYHPAHGDQHHASGPDPAGVPGFPGAPLVPQADQSLGRFVPVDGTVPTTPHLAPTPPHGMTVLPLPAEEEQPPAQEHTAAAAAVAPAPVDETVAQAEPIVPAPVPAPREAEAAPEAVPVPEPLVAEPEPVVAQQAEDLRTQVADQEESTAVAEDVRESTGPAAPGYSDAEREAVLRVIRERRDIRNGFRSDPIPHDVLLRVLEAAHTAPSVGHSQPWDFVVIRSADTRRSMHELAQRQREAYAKSLPKGRAKQFKELKIEAILDTPVNIVVTADPTRGGRHTLGRHTQPQMAPYSSALAVENLWLAARAEGLGVGWVSFFDEREMVRALGLPEHLDVVAYLCVGYVDEFPDEPELMQAGWSKRRPLSWVVHEETYGRRALPGEEPHDLLAETVSNIRPLDAKALGEAWERQKRMTKPAGALGMLEIISAQLSGLSRMCPPPIPEPAAVAIFAGDHGVHAQGVTPWPQEVTGQMVANFLGGGAVCNAFANQVGAEVCVVDVGVASDLPATPGLLPRKVRAGTADMTTGPAMTREEAVAALEVGIETARDLVAAGNKALLTGEMGIANTTASAALISVFTGADPAEVTGRGTGINDETLARKTEVVRRAIDFHQPDPADPIGVLAAIGGLEHAAMVGLLLGGASLRTPVILDGVSAGAAALVARAIAPEVLAACIAGHRSAEPGHVAALNKLGLRPLIDLDLRLGEGTGALLALPIVQSAARAMHEVATFDSAGVTEK
- a CDS encoding GNAT family N-acetyltransferase, with the protein product MTSTFPDISISTERLVLRALDEDDVSPLAEMMNDEMVAAWTSIPQPFTEDGARDWVSDYAPTERARGRGLDLAVTEFLTQRLVGVIQLGKTNWRVRSTELSYIVAPWARGEGYASEAALATARWLFRDQKFERIELRTAADNTASQQVAQKIGCISEGVLRNACIARTRTEDGSWADLRTDFIVWSLLPEDLDGVGGRFADTGGYTSFSDWN
- a CDS encoding methionine ABC transporter permease; this translates as MTWSEMQPLLSQACCDTLYMVGWSTLIAVVGGLPLGVLLVLTDRGGLLQNVVVNRVIGQIVNVARSLPFIILMVALMSFTRTITGTTIGREAAIVPLAVGAIPFFARLVETAVREVDGGLVEAVQAMGGSTWTVVRRVLVPESLPSLISSATTTVVALIGYSAMAGTVGAGGLGDIAIRYGYQRFESGLMWITVAVLAVVISAIQLAGDYAARTLHRRGGHSGAAPRLRLLKTRKPASADVGKAA
- the cbiE gene encoding precorrin-6y C5,15-methyltransferase (decarboxylating) subunit CbiE produces the protein MADRVTVIGWDGSPPTVAARSALGAATLVAGAAHHLALPEVPEGAERVRLGSVALAARRIAGHRGTAVVLADGDPGFFGVVRTLRAPEFGLEVEVVPAVSSVAAAFARAGMPWDDAQVVVAHSRTLRRAVNVCRAHTKVAVLTSPGAGPAELGLLLEGVHRTFVICEELGTSREQVTILTSDKAADHTWRDPNVVIVIGGFVAAAEGGGWIAGREPAGGPRGWALPARAYGGALGEGETDLLRAAQLARLGPRVGDLVWDIGSGSGAFATEAARTGAAVIAVDRSPGSCARTEHAARRFGVQMQIVHGSAPHILEDLPEPDVVRVGGGGVAVVSAVADRRPQGIVTHAATRDAAELIGRDLTEHGYDVECALIQSVELDTRAWTEKERSVAFLLSGRLPDRAP
- a CDS encoding HAD family hydrolase; this encodes MKIHAEALLFDNDGTLVSSLESVNRCWTQWAGEYGITAEDFARIALHGRPAVEIAADLLPAEVVPEALARIEQLEVEDVPGGVVALPGTLALLDALPAERWAVVTSATRRLADARLGEVGIRPKTLIAADDITRGKPDPEPYLLAARELGVDPARCVVFEDAPAGLRAGRAAGMTTVALATTHQAHELDADLVVENLSALSVLVTDTGVEISVRR
- a CDS encoding methionine ABC transporter ATP-binding protein — translated: MHPCPAHTHAPHSTVTETPVITTTGLTKVYRSRGREVTALDGVDLHVREGEVYGVIGQSGAGKSSLIRCVNLLERPTSGTVTVAGQDLTALVGRGPRAGRELRQARSRIGMVFQHFNLLSSRTVQENVELPLEILGASGKARSRKALQLLDLVGLSDQAKAYPAQLSGGQKQRVGIARALAGDPKVLLSDEATSALDPETTRSILQLLRDLNRQLGLTVLLITHEMDVVKTICDSAALMERGRIVESGTVSELLATPGSELASALFPVSGEASGDDRTVIDVTFHGESATQPVISQLSRTYNIDISILGAAMDTVAGKQVGRMRIELPGRYEENVVPIGFLREQGLQIDIQGQQPVLVKEGAK